AAgtaattgaaagatttcttgCTGTTGAACATGTTGCTGATACTTCAACCCCTTCATTAAAGATAGCTTTGGATGGATTGTTTGACGTTTTAGTTTATCTATTTCTAGATTGAGAGGGCAAGGATATGATGGAGCCTCTAATATGAAAGGGCAATTTAATGGGTTGAAgacattaattttgaatgaaaatccattTGCTTTTTATGTCCATTGCTTTGTCCACCAATTACAGTTGGTTGTAGTTTCTGTTGCGAGGAACATTTTGgctatttgtgatttttttcaacTATGTCACTATAATTGTGAACATTGTGGGTGCTTCATGTAAAAAGAAAGATGCATTGCTTCAGAAGCACCATGATAAGATTGTGGAGAAATTGGAGAAATGTGAGATCTTTTCAGGAAAAAGGCCAACATCAAGAGACTAATCTTGCAAGACCCGATAATACTAGGTGAGGCTCatattatacaaatttaatCCGTCTATTTACCATGTGGGAGTCAGTATTAGAGGTGTTAGAGAATGTGTGTAATGATGGAAATGTTGTAGAGCAAAGAGGCATAGCATCGGGGTTGATACAAAGGATGGagagttttgaatttatatttatcttgcaTCTGATGATCAAAGTACTGGGATTAACTAATGACTTGTCAAATGCCTTGCAGCAGAAAGATCAAAACATTGTTAATGCAATGGGGTTGATTGTAACTGTGAAAGAACTTATGCAAGACTTGAGAGAAAATAAATGGGGTACAGTTTTAGAAGAAGTTAGGAGCTTCTGTGTTGAAATGTCAGTTTCAGTGCCTAATATGGAAGATAGTATACTAATTCGTGGCCGTTCGAGATGTGGGGGGCAATTGGTTACTTATTACCATCATTATCATGCAGAGATCTTTATTGCAGTGATTGATTTACTTACTACTGAGATGAATAACCGATTTAGTGAAACTTCTACAAAGTTATTAAGATGCATTGCTTGTCTTGATCTAAGAAACTCTTTTTCCAAATTCGATCATGGGATGCTTGTTCGACTTGCTCAGCTTTACTCTGATGATTTCTCCACATCCGATCATCTTATCTTGAAAGAGCAACTTcgcatatatattcataatgtGAGAAGAAATTCTGATTTTTCAAGTTGTCATGATCTTGCAAGTCTTGCTGTGAAGATGGTTCAATTTGATAAACATTTGACTTATCCATTGGTTTATCGTCTTATCGAATTGGCATTGATTTTACCGGTGGCAACAGCAATAGTTGAAAGAGCATTCTCAGcaatgaatatcatcaaaaaaGATTTGCGAAACAAAATAAGCGATGAATGGTTAAACAATATGATGGTATGCTATATTGAGCGAGAAATGTTTgctaaaattgatgaagaaataatattacaatattttcaaaacatgcaaaatCGAAGGATTCAGCTCCCCCTCGCAATCATGAgtgatatgtatttttattttgtattttaaaatatttttcttagtgtattatttgattttttaatttataaaattttgttatttaaatttttatattttttaaatttgtaggaggaaaaaattaaaacttggtaaccaaaatgaaataaattcaaaacttagtgacctattaaaaaattaatcccaGAATTAACCATTAATCATTGCCtttcatgaaaatttatttttaacaagaGTCAGATCTAAaacaatggagaaaaaaaaacaatttctcAAGAATTAAGGCCCGGTATAAATATTCAAAcatataaatgcaaaatttcttctttttttaccataaattattttcatatatgcaTTTAAGTGCCTGTACACTTCCCAAACTTgtgaaaatagtttttttccccCTTGCAAGTGCAAGTCACCGCTCACCACTactacataaaataaaataaaaaactgaaCCACAAAAATTAGTTAGTGGAATACATAGGTACATAAGGAAAATTATCATATACAAGCAAAAAATAACTCTAAACAAAATAGTGTGAGAAAAGACTACCAAAATTTCCAAGAATTTCTAGATCCATTCTCCGTCTAACCCATATGTTGC
The DNA window shown above is from Dioscorea cayenensis subsp. rotundata cultivar TDr96_F1 chromosome 12, TDr96_F1_v2_PseudoChromosome.rev07_lg8_w22 25.fasta, whole genome shotgun sequence and carries:
- the LOC120273212 gene encoding uncharacterized protein LOC120273212, encoding MGSSSDVSTVAQKKRRAEFDPSDIIADPGLQKPIEEYDTGIRDQVRREYLLMGPCQPVGHTFPRKQQGKGLAFRGHDKSSSSTNKGNFLEMLNWYRTKVENVGHVINENAPGNNQMTSPQIQKELVRACAEETTRAIINEIGDSYFSILLDKSRDKSVKEQMAVIVRFVNKQGQVIERFLAVEHVADTSTPSLKIALDGLFDQKDQNIVNAMGLIVTVKELMQDLRENKWGTVLEEVRSFCVEMSVSVPNMEDSILIRGRSRCGGQLVTYYHHYHAEIFIAVIDLLTTEMNNRFSETSTKLLRCIACLDLRNSFSKFDHGMLVRLAQLYSDDFSTSDHLILKEQLRIYIHNVRRNSDFSSCHDLASLAVKMVQFDKHLTYPLVYRLIELALILPVATAIVERAFSAMNIIKKDLRNKISDEWLNNMMDSAPPRNHE